From Streptomyces sp. SAI-135:
GCCAGGCCGCCGAGGCTGGACACCTGGAGGATGTGCCCGGCGCCCTGGGCGCGCAGCACCGGCAGGGCCGCCTGCGTCACCCACAGCGGGCCGAGCACATTGGTGTCCAACTGGGCGCGGGCCTGTTCCTCGGTGGTCTCCTCGACCATGCCGAACAGGCCGTAGCCCGCGTTGTTGACGACCACGTCCAGGCGCCCGAAGGTGTCGGCGGCCCGTCGGACCGCGGTGAAGGCGGCCGCCCGGTCGGTGACGTCGAGGGTGAGCGGCAGGACGCTGTCGCCGTAGGTGTCGGCGAGGGGCTTCAGGGACTCGACGCGGCGGGCGGTGGCGGCCACGCGGTCGCCCCGGGACAGTGCGGCCTCGGCCCAGATCCGGCCGAAGCCGCGGGACGCTCCGGTGATGAACCATGTCTTCTGCATGCCCTCGACCCTGCGCCTTCGGCCGGACGGCAGCCAGCACCCCCGGAGGGTTACCCTTCCGCAATGGCGGCCGACAACACGCTCGGAGAGTTCCTGAAGGCCCGGCGGGGCCGGGTCCCGCCCTCGCGGGCGGGGCTGCCCGACCACGGCAGGCGCCGGGTCGCCGGGCTGCGCCGCGACGAGCTGGCCCGGCTGGCCGGCATCAGCGAGCCCTATCTGACCCGTCTCGAACAGGGCGTCGACCAGCATCCGTCGCCGCAGGTGCTGCGGGCGCTCTCCCGGGCGCTGGAACTGGACGACGACGCCCGTGCGCACCTGTTCGCGCTCGCCGCACCCGAGCCCGGCCCCGTACGCCCCACGCGGACCGAAGTCGCCCCGGACGTGCACCGGTTGCTCGACGCCTGGGCGGGTACCCCGGCGTATGTGCGCGACCGGCTCTTCGACGTGCTGGCCGCCAACAAGTGGGCCCGCGCGCTCGCCCCCCTGTACGAGCCGGGACACAACCTGGTCAGGGACATGTTCCTCGACCCGGCGGCCCGCCGGCTGTTCCCCGACTGGCCCGAGATCGCCGCGCAGACCGCCGCGGCCCTGCGCGCCGAGGTCGATCCGCGAGATCCCCGGGTCGGGCGGCTCGTCGCCGAGCTGGAGGCGGACGAGGACTTCGGCCGCCTGTGGGCCCGGCACGACGCACGGCCCGCCCGTGACGAGCTCAAACGCTTCGCGCACCCGGTCGTCGGCGAGCTGGCCCTGCGGCGGCAGGCGCTCACCGTCGGGGGCGCCGAGCAGCAGGTGATCATCGTCTACCAGGCGGTGCCGGGAAGCCCCTCCGAGGCCGCCCTCGCCAGGCTCCTGTGACGGTCAGAGCGCGCCGCCGGCCTTCCAGTCCGCCCACGACAGGTTCCGGCTGTTGAGGCCGTTCGACGCCTCCACGGTCCGCTCCCCGGAGTTCTTCACGATCACGACGTCGCCGAGCAGGGAGCTCTCGTAGAACCTGTAGCCGTCCACGGAGCTGTCGTCCGCGCCCTTGGCGTGGCGCAGGCCGACACAGCCGGAGCGTCTGTGCCCTGCGGGGTGGTTTCGGTGTCTGCGGGGCTTGGGGGGCGGGGCGGGGTATGGCCGCCGGCTGCCAGGAGCGGTTGTCCGTGGTTCCCGGGCGCTGTTGTCCGTCGCGGTCAGGCGCTCGTCGTCAGGGGCCCGCTCGGCGGTGGTCGCGTCTCGCGGCCCGGACCGGTCGTGCGGGGTGGTTTCGGTGTCTGTGGGGCTCGGGGCGGGGTAGGGGCGCCGGCTGCCGGGAGGCGGCTCCCGTGGCTCCCGGGCGCCCGCCTCCGTTGCCGTCAGGCGCTCGTCGTCAGGGGCCCGCTCGGCGGTGGTCGCTTGTCGCGGCCCGGACCGGTCGTGCGGGGTGGTTTCGGTGTCTGTGGGGGTTCGGGGCGGGGTAGGGGCGCCGGCAGGCGGCGTCCGTGGCTCCCGGGCGCCGCCTCCGTTGCCGTCAGGCGTTCGCCGATGCCGACCGTTCCGGCGTCGCCGCCTCGCGCAGGCCGAATCGGTCGTGGACCGTGCGCAGTGGCTTCGGTGCCCACCAGGCGCGGCGGCCGAGGAGGGCCATGGTCGCCGGGACCAGCAGCATCCGTACGACCGTCGCGTCGATCAGGACGGCCAGGGTCAGGCCGAGACCGATCTGGAGGATGGGGGAGAACCCGCCGGTCATGAAGGCGCCGAACACGACCGCGAGGAGCAGCGCGGCACAGGTGACGACCCGCCCGGACCGGCGCAGCCCCGTCACGACGGACTCCTGGTCGTCGCCGGTCCGCTGCCGGGCCTCCCGCATCCGGGCCAGGATGAACAGCTCGTAGTCCATGGCGAGCCCGAAGGCGATCGACACGATCAGCGGCGGGGCGGTCAGGCTCAGCGCGCCCAGCCCCTCGCCGCCCAGCAGCCCGGCCCCGTGGCCGTCCTGGAAGACCCACACCACCACGCCGAGCGCCGCGCCCAGACTGAGCAGGGTGGTCGCGATCGTGCGCAGCGGGATCAGCACCGAGCCGGTGAAGGCGAACAGCAGCACGAAGACGGAGGCCAGGACGGTCAGCGCCGCCCAGGGCGCCCGGTCGGCGAGCATCGCGCGGAAGTCGACCAGCCGGGCCGCGACCCCGGTCACCTCGACGGGCTCGCCGCCGCGCACCTCCCTGACCCGCTCGACGAGGCCGGTGGCCGCCGCGCCGTCCACCGTGCCGGGCGGCCGCAGTTCCACGACGGTGTTGCCGCCCGGGAGGTCACGGGACTCGGCGTTCGGGACCAGGGCGCGGATCCGGTCGGCGGTCGCGGTGTCGGTGCCGGGCTCGAGGAGGACGACCACGGGGGAGACGCCGGTGCCCTTCGGGAAGTGCGCGTCCACGGTGTCGTACAGCTGCCGTGCCTCGGTGCCGGCCGGCAGCTGCCGGGCGTCGCCGATGGCGATGCGCAGGCCGGTGACGGGCAGGGCCAGGAGCAACAGGGCCGGGACCACGGTGACCAGGACGGCGATCCGGCGGCGCTGTGCGAAGCGGGCGAGGCGGGCGAAGACCCGGCCCTCCTCGTCCTCGGAACGCGCCTTCGAGGGACGGATCCGTCCGCCGAACTTCGTGAGCAGCGCGGGCAGCAGGGTGACCGCGGCCAGCATGTCGACCACCACGACGGCCGCGACGGCCAGGCCCATGCTGCGCAGGAACACGCTCGGGAAGACCAGCAGCCCGGTCAGGCTGACGGCCACGGTGAGCCCGGAGAACAGGACGGTCCGGCCGGCCGCGTCGACCGTGCGGTGCACGGCACGCACCACATCGTCGGTGTGCCGCCGTTCCTCGCGGAAGCGGACCAGCATCAACAGGGCGTAGTCGACGGCGAGTCCGAGCCCGAGCATGGTGGTGACCTGGATCGCGTACACCGAGATGTCGGTGACCTGGCCGAAGGCGAACAGCCCCAGGAAGGCGCCCGCGATCCCGCTCACCGCGATCACCAGCGGCAGCGCGGCGGCGCGCAGTCCGCCGAACACGACGAGCAGCAGGGCGAGTACGACCGGGAGGGAGATCAACTCGGCGTTCTTCACGTCCTCCTGGGCGCGTTCCCCGAGCTGCCTGCCGAGCAGCTCGCCGCCGCTGACGTGGACGTCGGGGGCGTCGATCCGCTTGATCGCCTCGACGGCCGTGTCGGTCGCCTTCTCCTCGTCCTCGTCGCTGAGCCCGCCCTCGAAGGTGACGGGGATGACGAGCGCCTGTCCGTCACGGGCGGTGAGACCGGGGGTGGTGTACGGGTCGGGCACCTCGGCCACCCCGGCGATCGCGCGGACCTCGGCGACGGTCCGCTCGACCTGGGCGCGCAGGGCCGCGTCGGAGACGGCCTCGCCCGCGACGACCGCGGTGACGGACTCGCCGGACGGGTCCACCTGCGAGAGACGGTCGTCGGCCACGTCGGACTCGGTGCCGGGCACGTCGGGCACGTCGTCGGAGAGGTCGGCGAAGACGCCGGTGCCGAGCCCGAAGCCCAGCAGCAGGAAGGCGGCCCAGAGGCCGATGACGGTCAGCGGGCGGCGGGTCGCCGCGCGGGCGAGTGTGGAGAGCACGGGGGCCTCCCGGCGGGTTGGCGGTGGTCGATGGCCCCCTCAGACTGCTGCCGCGGACGTGCGCACCGGATCGCCGGGACGGGCGGTTTCGGCGCCTCCGCCGTACGGGTGAGGCGGTGGGGTTCCTCCCTCCCGCGGGGGAGGAATCTTCGGTACCGGTCGGGGAGTTGAGCAGAGTCGACCTGGCAGACACCCATGAGGAGGCCGCATGTCCGAGGTACCGCCCGCCGTCCGTGAACTCAGGCTCGTCGTCACGGCGGAGGACTACGACGAGGCGCTGCGTTTCTACCGGGACGTCCTCGGGCTGCCCGAACGGGCCGCGTTCTCCTCGCCGGACGGGCGGGTGACCATCCTGGAGGCGGGACGCGCGACGCTGGAGCTGACGGACCCGAACCACGCCGCGTTCATCGACGACGTGGAGGTGGGGCGCCGGGTCGCCGGACACATCCGGGTGGCCTTCGAGGTGGACGACTCGACCGCCGTGACGGCGAAGCTGGCGCAGGCCGGGGCTGAGGTCGTCGCCGAACCGACCCGCACCCCGTGGAACTCCCTCAACTCCCGCCTGGAGGCACCCGGTTCACTCCAGCTGACCCTGTTCACCGAACTGGGGGACGAGCCCCGGGACTAGGGCGTGCCCGGCGTCACCAGGCCCGTCTCGTAGGCGCAGATGACCGCCTGCACCCGGTCGCGCAGCCCCAGCTTGCTCAGGACGTTGCTGACATGGGTCTTGACCGTGTGCTCGCTGACGAAGAGCGTCGTGGCGATCTCGGCGTTCGACAGGCCCCGGGCCAGCATCCGCAGGGTCTCCACCTCGCGGGCCGTCAGCACGTCCAGGCGGTCGGGGGCGGGTTCGGCGGCGGCCTCCTCGCGGCGGCGGCGCACGATGTCGGCGACCAGGCGGCGGGTGACGGTCGGCGCGAGCAGCGAGTCGCCGCCCGCCACCACGCGGACCGCGTGCACGAGGTCGTCCCGGCGCACGTCCTTGAGGAGGAAGCCGCTGGCGCCCGCGTACAGCGCGTCGTACACGTACTCGTCGAGGTCGAACGTGGTCAGCATGACCACCTTGCAGCTCGACTGCGCGCACACCCGCCGGGCCGCCTCCAGGCCGTCCATGACGGGCATCCGGATGTCGAGGAGCAGGACGTCGGGCGAGTGGCCGCGCACCGCCTCCACCGCCGCGGCACCGTCCCCGGCCTCGGCGACCACCTCGATGTCCTGCTGCGCCTCGAGGATCATGGTGAAGCCGCTGCGGACCAGTTCCTGGTCGTCGGCGACGACCACCCGGATGCTCACCCGAGGGCCGCTTCCCGGTCCGCGCCGGCGGGCAGCCGTACGACGACCCGGAAGCCCCCCTCCGGGCCGGGACCGGCCTGTGCGCTGCCCCCGCAGGCGGCCGCCCGCTCCCTGAGCCCGATCAGCCCGTGGCCGCCCGCCGACCCCGCGGGGCCGGCGCCGTCGTCCGTCACCGTGAGGGTCAACTCGTCCTCCGCCCAGTCGAGTTCCACCTGTGCGCAGGAAGCGTACGCGTGCTTCACCGTGTTGGTCAGGGCTTCCTGCACCGCTCGGTAGGCGGCGACCTCGGTGTCCGGGTGCAGCGGGCGCGGCCGCCCTCGGACGCTCAACTCGACCCGCAGGCGCGTCGATGCGGCGACCTGGGCGATCAGACCGGGCAGCCCGGCGAGATCCGGCTGCGGCGGCCGGACGGCACCGCCCCGGCGCTCCTCCTCCTTCAGTACCCCCAGAATGCGCCGCAGTTGGGTCATGGCGTCCCGGCCGCTGGCCGCGATCGCGTCGAACGCGGCCTCGGCACGCTCCGGATCGCTGCGCACCACGACCGGTCCCGCCTCCGCCTGCACGACCATCAGGCTCACCGCGTGCGCGAGGATGTCGTGCATGTCCCGGGCGATGCGGGAGCGTTCCTGGGCGATGGCGCGCGCGGTCTCCGCGGCCCGCTCCCGCTCCAGCCGGCGGGCCCGGTCCTCGACGGCGGCGGTGTACGCGCGCTGGACGCGGGCCAGGACGCCGAGGCCGTAGGC
This genomic window contains:
- a CDS encoding SDR family oxidoreductase, with the protein product MQKTWFITGASRGFGRIWAEAALSRGDRVAATARRVESLKPLADTYGDSVLPLTLDVTDRAAAFTAVRRAADTFGRLDVVVNNAGYGLFGMVEETTEEQARAQLDTNVLGPLWVTQAALPVLRAQGAGHILQVSSLGGLAAFPSLGLYNASKWALEGMSEALAQEVGPLGIRVTIVEPGPYGTDWSGSSAVHTEPLDAYAPVRAARRAGAAARAPQDPAATAEVVLELVDTDEPPLRLFLGTYPYPVVEAAYRQRLDTWEAWRGLAAKA
- a CDS encoding helix-turn-helix transcriptional regulator, coding for MAADNTLGEFLKARRGRVPPSRAGLPDHGRRRVAGLRRDELARLAGISEPYLTRLEQGVDQHPSPQVLRALSRALELDDDARAHLFALAAPEPGPVRPTRTEVAPDVHRLLDAWAGTPAYVRDRLFDVLAANKWARALAPLYEPGHNLVRDMFLDPAARRLFPDWPEIAAQTAAALRAEVDPRDPRVGRLVAELEADEDFGRLWARHDARPARDELKRFAHPVVGELALRRQALTVGGAEQQVIIVYQAVPGSPSEAALARLL
- a CDS encoding MMPL family transporter → MLSTLARAATRRPLTVIGLWAAFLLLGFGLGTGVFADLSDDVPDVPGTESDVADDRLSQVDPSGESVTAVVAGEAVSDAALRAQVERTVAEVRAIAGVAEVPDPYTTPGLTARDGQALVIPVTFEGGLSDEDEEKATDTAVEAIKRIDAPDVHVSGGELLGRQLGERAQEDVKNAELISLPVVLALLLVVFGGLRAAALPLVIAVSGIAGAFLGLFAFGQVTDISVYAIQVTTMLGLGLAVDYALLMLVRFREERRHTDDVVRAVHRTVDAAGRTVLFSGLTVAVSLTGLLVFPSVFLRSMGLAVAAVVVVDMLAAVTLLPALLTKFGGRIRPSKARSEDEEGRVFARLARFAQRRRIAVLVTVVPALLLLALPVTGLRIAIGDARQLPAGTEARQLYDTVDAHFPKGTGVSPVVVLLEPGTDTATADRIRALVPNAESRDLPGGNTVVELRPPGTVDGAAATGLVERVREVRGGEPVEVTGVAARLVDFRAMLADRAPWAALTVLASVFVLLFAFTGSVLIPLRTIATTLLSLGAALGVVVWVFQDGHGAGLLGGEGLGALSLTAPPLIVSIAFGLAMDYELFILARMREARQRTGDDQESVVTGLRRSGRVVTCAALLLAVVFGAFMTGGFSPILQIGLGLTLAVLIDATVVRMLLVPATMALLGRRAWWAPKPLRTVHDRFGLREAATPERSASANA
- a CDS encoding VOC family protein, which produces MSEVPPAVRELRLVVTAEDYDEALRFYRDVLGLPERAAFSSPDGRVTILEAGRATLELTDPNHAAFIDDVEVGRRVAGHIRVAFEVDDSTAVTAKLAQAGAEVVAEPTRTPWNSLNSRLEAPGSLQLTLFTELGDEPRD
- a CDS encoding response regulator transcription factor, with protein sequence MSIRVVVADDQELVRSGFTMILEAQQDIEVVAEAGDGAAAVEAVRGHSPDVLLLDIRMPVMDGLEAARRVCAQSSCKVVMLTTFDLDEYVYDALYAGASGFLLKDVRRDDLVHAVRVVAGGDSLLAPTVTRRLVADIVRRRREEAAAEPAPDRLDVLTAREVETLRMLARGLSNAEIATTLFVSEHTVKTHVSNVLSKLGLRDRVQAVICAYETGLVTPGTP
- a CDS encoding histidine kinase yields the protein MPAARSWYAPVVARLRTTNPYVVDSALAVLVLFAASLQWMFPDEGDDPLSLAGWLLGAATAVPLVWRRRFPYSCAVAVSAATTAMAYYHAPPPDVLYGGLVVLYTMAAQALPWQRRSMLAGWLLGAVLTMQHKEHSEPFEYAFHITGMICAYGLGVLARVQRAYTAAVEDRARRLERERAAETARAIAQERSRIARDMHDILAHAVSLMVVQAEAGPVVVRSDPERAEAAFDAIAASGRDAMTQLRRILGVLKEEERRGGAVRPPQPDLAGLPGLIAQVAASTRLRVELSVRGRPRPLHPDTEVAAYRAVQEALTNTVKHAYASCAQVELDWAEDELTLTVTDDGAGPAGSAGGHGLIGLRERAAACGGSAQAGPGPEGGFRVVVRLPAGADREAALG